A window from Sphingobacterium hotanense encodes these proteins:
- the rpmC gene encoding 50S ribosomal protein L29 codes for MKNSEIVELSTEDLTARLAEEKAAFNKLKFAHAVSAIENPNVIKAARRTIARISTEVSKRKNAAKSETASEA; via the coding sequence ATGAAAAATTCAGAAATCGTAGAATTATCAACAGAGGATTTAACAGCTCGTCTTGCAGAAGAGAAAGCTGCCTTTAACAAATTGAAATTTGCACACGCTGTTTCTGCTATTGAGAACCCAAATGTTATCAAAGCAGCTCGCAGAACTATCGCTCGTATCTCTACAGAGGTTTCAAAGCGTAAGAATGCAGCAAAATCTGAAACAGCCTCTGAGGCATAA
- the rplW gene encoding 50S ribosomal protein L23 encodes MEIIKKPILTEKASLLTEKLNRYAFKVDHRANKIQIKQAVEQMFGVSVVAVNTAVVAGKAKSRYTKAGFVSGRSPKYKKAIITIKDGETIDFYSTL; translated from the coding sequence ATGGAAATTATTAAAAAACCTATCTTAACTGAGAAAGCTTCATTATTGACGGAAAAATTAAACCGTTACGCTTTCAAAGTAGATCACAGAGCAAACAAAATCCAGATCAAACAAGCTGTTGAGCAAATGTTTGGCGTATCAGTAGTTGCAGTTAACACTGCAGTTGTTGCGGGTAAAGCAAAAAGCCGTTACACAAAAGCTGGTTTCGTTTCTGGAAGAAGCCCTAAGTATAAAAAGGCCATCATCACAATTAAGGATGGTGAAACTATTGACTTTTACAGTACACTATAA
- the rpsE gene encoding 30S ribosomal protein S5: protein MALSNIKRVKSSEIELKDRLVSIQRVAKVTKGGRTFSFSAIVVVGDENGIVGYGLGKAKEVTEAITKGIDDAKKNLVKVPIIKGTVPHEQYGKYSGGSVLIKPAVHGTGVLAGGAMRAVLESAGITDVLAKSLGSSNPHNVVKATIDALANMRDAYTVAQTRGVDLNKVFNG from the coding sequence ATGGCATTAAGCAATATTAAAAGAGTAAAATCAAGCGAGATTGAATTAAAAGATCGCTTAGTAAGCATCCAACGTGTAGCGAAAGTTACTAAAGGTGGTCGTACCTTCAGTTTCTCGGCTATCGTTGTAGTTGGTGACGAGAATGGCATCGTAGGATACGGTTTAGGTAAAGCAAAAGAGGTTACTGAAGCAATTACTAAAGGTATTGATGACGCTAAGAAAAACTTAGTGAAAGTTCCTATCATTAAAGGTACAGTTCCTCATGAGCAGTACGGTAAATACTCTGGTGGTTCAGTTTTGATTAAACCAGCTGTACACGGTACAGGAGTATTAGCGGGTGGTGCTATGCGTGCAGTTTTAGAGTCTGCAGGTATCACTGACGTATTAGCAAAATCATTAGGATCTTCTAACCCTCACAATGTTGTTAAAGCTACTATCGACGCTTTAGCAAACATGCGTGATGCTTATACAGTGGCACAAACACGTGGTGTCGATTTAAACAAAGTATTTAACGGTTAA
- the rpsS gene encoding 30S ribosomal protein S19 yields MARSIKKGPYIDHNLERKVLSMNETNKKSVIKTWSRRSMISPDFVGHTFAVHNGNKFIPVYVTENMVGHKLGEFAPTRTFRGHAEKKK; encoded by the coding sequence ATGGCTCGTTCAATTAAAAAAGGTCCTTATATCGATCACAACTTAGAAAGAAAAGTTCTTTCTATGAATGAAACAAACAAAAAGTCAGTAATTAAGACTTGGTCTCGTAGATCAATGATTTCACCTGATTTTGTTGGCCATACCTTCGCAGTGCACAACGGGAATAAATTCATTCCAGTTTATGTAACAGAGAATATGGTTGGTCACAAGCTTGGTGAATTTGCGCCTACGCGTACTTTCAGAGGCCACGCAGAAAAGAAAAAATAA
- the rplV gene encoding 50S ribosomal protein L22 — MEATKKLKKSVLIKQRKEQLKAQVGGASTAKLLNCPTSPRKMRLVVDLIRGQKVENALYILKHTGKEAAIRVEKLLLSAIKNWEAKNEGASVEDGGLFVKEVSVGGGRQLKRLRPAPQGRGYRIRKRSNHVTLVVDSVNNVNN, encoded by the coding sequence ATGGAAGCAACAAAGAAACTTAAAAAATCTGTTTTAATTAAACAGCGCAAAGAGCAGTTAAAAGCTCAGGTAGGAGGAGCTTCTACTGCCAAATTATTGAACTGCCCTACGTCTCCGCGCAAAATGCGTTTAGTAGTGGATCTTATCCGTGGTCAAAAAGTTGAGAATGCATTATACATTCTAAAACATACAGGTAAAGAGGCTGCTATCCGTGTTGAGAAATTATTATTATCAGCAATCAAAAACTGGGAAGCTAAAAATGAAGGCGCTTCAGTTGAGGATGGTGGTTTATTTGTAAAAGAAGTGTCTGTTGGTGGTGGTCGTCAATTAAAGAGATTACGTCCAGCTCCACAAGGTCGTGGTTACAGAATTCGCAAGCGTTCAAATCATGTTACTTTGGTGGTAGACAGTGTAAACAACGTTAATAACTAA
- the rplN gene encoding 50S ribosomal protein L14: MVQQESRLNVADNSGAKEVLVIRVLGGTRKRYASIGDKIVVTVKSAIPSGNVKKGSVSKAVVVRTKKEIRRKDGSYIRFDDNAAVLLNNNDEPRGTRIFGPVARELREKQFMKIVSLAPEVL, encoded by the coding sequence ATGGTACAACAGGAATCAAGATTAAATGTAGCTGACAATAGCGGAGCTAAAGAGGTTTTAGTAATCCGTGTATTGGGCGGTACGCGCAAGCGTTATGCATCTATCGGTGATAAGATCGTTGTTACCGTAAAGAGCGCTATACCTTCAGGAAACGTGAAGAAAGGTTCAGTTTCTAAAGCAGTTGTAGTTCGTACGAAAAAAGAGATTCGTCGTAAAGATGGTTCTTACATTCGTTTCGATGATAACGCTGCAGTATTGTTAAACAATAACGATGAGCCTCGCGGTACTCGTATTTTTGGCCCAGTTGCCAGAGAGTTACGTGAGAAGCAGTTCATGAAAATCGTATCACTAGCACCGGAGGTTTTATAA
- the rplF gene encoding 50S ribosomal protein L6, translated as MSRIGKAPIAIPSGVSITVSDKNLLTVKGPKGELTQQVDSDITVKEEDGQIVVTRPTEQKKHKALHGLYRALINNMVVGVTEGYKTTQELVGVGYRASNTGNTLELTLGFSHQIVFVLPKEITVTTTAEKGKNPTITLESIDKQLIGQVAAKIRGFRKPEPYKGKGIKFAGEVLRRKAGKSAKK; from the coding sequence ATGTCAAGAATTGGAAAAGCGCCAATTGCTATTCCCTCGGGAGTATCAATTACTGTATCAGACAAGAACTTGTTGACAGTAAAAGGCCCTAAAGGTGAATTAACACAACAAGTGGACAGCGACATCACTGTTAAAGAAGAAGATGGTCAGATCGTCGTTACACGTCCTACAGAACAAAAGAAACACAAAGCATTACACGGCTTATACCGCGCCTTGATTAACAACATGGTAGTCGGTGTAACCGAAGGGTACAAAACTACACAAGAGTTAGTGGGTGTTGGTTACCGTGCTTCAAACACTGGTAATACATTAGAGTTAACTTTAGGATTCTCTCACCAGATTGTTTTCGTATTGCCAAAGGAAATTACAGTTACAACTACTGCTGAAAAAGGTAAGAACCCTACAATTACATTGGAGTCAATTGACAAACAATTAATCGGACAGGTAGCAGCGAAAATCCGCGGCTTCCGTAAACCAGAGCCATACAAAGGTAAAGGTATTAAGTTCGCAGGGGAAGTATTAAGAAGAAAAGCAGGTAAATCAGCTAAAAAATAA
- the rplE gene encoding 50S ribosomal protein L5, with protein MTYSPRLKGKYADEIRAALKEKFQYKSVMQVPRLEKIVVSQGIGAATADKKLIDNAIGELTLITGQQAVPTKSKKDISNFKLRKGMPIGARVTLRDNNMYEFLDRLIAVSLPRIRDFRGINDKGFDGHGNYNLGITEQIIFPEINIDKINKIQGMDITFVTSAKNDIEALELLKQFGLPFKNQNSNNNG; from the coding sequence ATGACTTATTCACCGAGATTAAAAGGGAAATACGCGGATGAGATCCGTGCAGCTCTAAAAGAGAAATTCCAATACAAGAGCGTTATGCAAGTTCCTAGATTGGAGAAGATCGTTGTATCTCAAGGTATTGGTGCTGCTACTGCTGACAAGAAATTAATCGACAATGCAATTGGCGAGTTAACTTTGATCACAGGACAACAAGCAGTTCCGACAAAGTCTAAAAAAGATATTTCGAACTTTAAATTGCGTAAAGGCATGCCTATTGGTGCTCGTGTAACATTACGCGACAACAATATGTACGAATTCTTAGATCGTTTAATTGCTGTTTCATTACCTCGTATCCGTGACTTCCGCGGTATCAACGATAAAGGATTCGATGGACACGGTAACTACAACTTAGGTATTACTGAGCAGATCATCTTCCCTGAGATCAACATTGACAAAATCAATAAGATCCAAGGTATGGATATCACTTTCGTAACTTCTGCTAAGAATGACATCGAAGCATTAGAGTTATTGAAACAATTCGGTTTACCATTCAAAAATCAAAATTCGAACAACAATGGCTAA
- the rplO gene encoding 50S ribosomal protein L15, which translates to MNLSNLKPAVGSTKSKKRIGRGQGSGRGGTSTRGHKGAGSRSGHSTKIGFEGGQMPLQRRVPKFGFKNINRVEYVGVNLDVLQGLVEKHNLTTVDFETLNVHGLISKNDKVKILGRGEFTAKVEVKAHAFSTSAQKAIEAAGGSIVKL; encoded by the coding sequence ATGAACTTAAGTAATTTAAAACCAGCAGTTGGTTCAACAAAAAGTAAGAAACGTATTGGTCGTGGTCAAGGATCAGGTCGTGGCGGAACTTCAACTCGTGGACACAAAGGTGCCGGATCTCGTTCAGGTCACTCTACGAAGATTGGTTTCGAAGGTGGTCAAATGCCTTTACAACGTCGCGTTCCTAAATTCGGATTCAAAAACATTAATCGTGTAGAATATGTAGGTGTTAACTTAGATGTATTACAAGGTTTAGTTGAGAAACACAATTTAACGACTGTAGACTTTGAAACTTTAAATGTTCACGGTTTAATCTCTAAAAACGACAAGGTGAAAATCTTAGGTCGTGGTGAGTTTACTGCGAAAGTAGAAGTTAAAGCTCATGCGTTCTCTACCTCAGCTCAAAAAGCTATTGAAGCAGCAGGTGGTTCTATCGTTAAACTGTAA
- the rpsC gene encoding 30S ribosomal protein S3: MGQKANPIGSRLGIIKGWDSNWFGGNNYSDKLVEDEKIRKYLSVRIAKGGVAKVVIERTLKRITVTIHTARPGIVIGKGGQEVDKIKEELKKLTKKDVQINIFEIKRPELDAKLVAEGIAKQLEARISFRRAMKTAIASTMRMGAEGIKVMCSGRLGGAEMARTEQYKEGRTPLHTLRADIDYALAEALTTYGKIGVKVWICKGEVYGKRDLSPNIGQASGVKSRGGNEGGSDRRDNRGGGRRDNNRGGGRRDNNRGGKRD; encoded by the coding sequence ATGGGACAAAAAGCAAATCCAATAGGTAGCAGATTAGGGATCATCAAAGGATGGGATTCTAATTGGTTCGGAGGCAACAACTATTCTGATAAGTTAGTTGAGGACGAAAAAATCAGAAAGTATCTTTCTGTACGTATCGCTAAAGGCGGTGTAGCAAAAGTTGTTATTGAAAGAACTTTAAAACGTATTACTGTTACAATCCACACGGCACGTCCAGGAATCGTTATCGGTAAAGGCGGACAAGAGGTTGATAAGATCAAAGAAGAGTTAAAGAAATTGACTAAGAAAGATGTTCAGATCAACATTTTTGAAATCAAACGTCCTGAGCTAGATGCGAAGTTAGTAGCTGAAGGTATTGCAAAACAATTAGAGGCTCGTATCTCTTTCCGTCGTGCAATGAAAACAGCTATCGCTTCAACGATGCGTATGGGTGCTGAAGGTATCAAAGTAATGTGTTCAGGTCGTTTAGGTGGTGCTGAGATGGCACGTACTGAACAATACAAAGAAGGAAGAACTCCTTTACACACATTACGTGCAGATATCGATTATGCTTTAGCAGAAGCATTAACTACTTACGGTAAGATCGGTGTGAAAGTTTGGATCTGTAAAGGTGAAGTTTACGGTAAACGTGACTTATCTCCAAACATCGGTCAAGCATCAGGTGTGAAGTCACGTGGTGGCAACGAAGGTGGTTCAGACCGTCGTGACAACCGTGGCGGAGGCCGTCGTGATAACAACCGTGGTGGTGGTCGTCGTGATAACAACCGTGGTGGAAAAAGAGATTAA
- the rplR gene encoding 50S ribosomal protein L18, protein MAGIKSTRRARIKKGIRKHLAGSTERPRLTVFRSNKGIYAQIIDDTLGKTLVSASSSSKEFAASGNKVDQSKAVGKMVAEKAIAAGISKVVFDRNGYLYHGRIKSLAEGAREGGLDF, encoded by the coding sequence ATGGCAGGAATTAAATCAACTCGTAGAGCGAGAATAAAAAAAGGAATCAGAAAACACCTGGCTGGATCTACAGAACGTCCGCGTTTAACGGTTTTTAGAAGTAATAAAGGTATCTATGCACAGATCATTGATGATACATTGGGTAAGACTTTAGTGTCTGCTTCTTCATCATCAAAAGAATTTGCTGCATCAGGTAACAAAGTTGATCAATCTAAAGCTGTAGGTAAAATGGTTGCTGAGAAAGCGATCGCAGCAGGAATTAGCAAAGTAGTTTTTGACCGTAATGGGTATCTATACCATGGCCGTATTAAATCATTGGCTGAAGGTGCTCGCGAAGGCGGTTTAGACTTTTAA
- the rplD gene encoding 50S ribosomal protein L4, protein MEVKVLNLSGKETGAKVQLPESVFGVEPNDHAIYLDVKQYLANQRQGTHKSKQRNEIAGSTRKLHKQKGTGGARAGSIKSPLFNGGGRVFGPQPRDYSFKLNKKLKQLARKSALSYKAQENNVVVLDEVNFDSIKTKNYVSLINALNVADEKTLLVLSAYNNNVYLSSRNLKKAKVIVASELNTYDVLNATKLLLTADSVKTLEEALAK, encoded by the coding sequence ATGGAAGTTAAAGTATTAAATTTATCAGGTAAAGAAACAGGTGCCAAGGTGCAACTTCCTGAGTCAGTATTCGGTGTAGAGCCAAACGACCATGCGATCTATTTAGATGTGAAACAATACTTAGCGAACCAACGCCAAGGAACACACAAATCTAAACAACGTAATGAAATCGCGGGTTCAACTCGTAAATTACACAAACAAAAAGGTACAGGTGGTGCTCGTGCGGGCTCTATCAAATCTCCATTGTTTAATGGTGGTGGTCGTGTATTCGGTCCTCAACCAAGAGACTACAGCTTTAAATTGAACAAAAAATTAAAGCAATTAGCTCGTAAATCGGCGTTAAGCTACAAAGCACAAGAGAACAATGTTGTTGTATTGGACGAAGTGAACTTCGATTCAATCAAAACAAAGAACTATGTGTCTTTAATCAACGCTTTAAATGTTGCTGATGAAAAAACTTTATTAGTATTATCAGCATACAATAACAATGTTTATTTATCAAGCAGAAACTTGAAGAAAGCAAAAGTTATTGTAGCATCAGAGTTGAATACATATGATGTATTAAATGCTACAAAATTATTGTTGACTGCAGATTCTGTAAAAACTTTGGAGGAAGCATTAGCTAAGTAA
- the rplP gene encoding 50S ribosomal protein L16, translated as MLQPKRTKFRKMQKGRMKGNASRGAELSFGSFGIKSLESAWITSRQIEAARIAVTRYMKREGQVWIRIFPDKPVTKKPAEVRMGKGKGAPEYWVAVVRPGRMLFEAEGVPLEIAKEALRLAAQKLPVQTKFVIRRDYVEA; from the coding sequence ATGTTACAGCCAAAAAGAACGAAGTTCAGAAAGATGCAGAAAGGCCGCATGAAGGGTAATGCTAGCCGTGGTGCGGAGTTATCTTTCGGTTCTTTCGGTATCAAATCACTGGAGTCAGCATGGATCACAAGCCGTCAAATTGAGGCAGCACGTATCGCCGTAACACGTTATATGAAACGTGAAGGTCAAGTGTGGATCCGTATCTTCCCTGACAAACCTGTTACTAAGAAACCTGCAGAGGTACGTATGGGTAAGGGTAAGGGTGCTCCAGAATACTGGGTAGCAGTAGTACGCCCAGGCCGTATGTTATTTGAAGCAGAAGGTGTGCCTTTAGAGATTGCTAAAGAAGCATTACGTTTAGCTGCTCAAAAATTACCGGTTCAAACTAAGTTTGTGATACGTAGAGATTACGTTGAAGCATAA
- the rplB gene encoding 50S ribosomal protein L2, with the protein MAVKRFKPVTPGTRFRVGADYSDVTTNVPEKSLVVAKVKKSGGRNNSGKMTMRYIGGGHKKVYRLIDFKRDKKDIPATVATIEYDPNRTARIALLHYADGEKRYIIAPAGLTVGQTVIAGESVAPEVGNTMPLANIPLGSIIHNIELNPGQGGSIARSAGTYAQLSARDGKYAIIKLPSGETRMILLTCVATIGSVSNAEKSNQVLGKAGRKRWLGRRPRVRGVAMNPVDHPMGGGEGRSSGGHPRSRTGVLAKGYKTRYKKKTSNRYIIERRKK; encoded by the coding sequence ATGGCAGTTAAAAGATTCAAACCGGTAACCCCTGGTACACGCTTTAGAGTTGGTGCTGATTATTCAGACGTTACAACAAACGTTCCTGAGAAATCATTAGTAGTAGCTAAAGTAAAGAAATCAGGTGGTCGTAATAACTCCGGTAAAATGACTATGCGTTACATCGGTGGGGGACACAAAAAAGTATACCGATTAATAGATTTCAAACGCGATAAAAAAGATATCCCTGCAACAGTAGCTACAATCGAGTACGATCCGAATCGTACTGCACGTATTGCATTATTGCACTACGCTGATGGTGAGAAACGTTACATCATTGCTCCAGCTGGTTTAACAGTTGGTCAAACTGTAATTGCAGGTGAATCAGTAGCCCCAGAAGTTGGTAATACAATGCCACTTGCAAACATTCCATTAGGTTCTATCATCCACAACATCGAGTTGAATCCTGGTCAAGGTGGTTCAATCGCTCGTTCGGCAGGAACTTACGCGCAATTATCTGCACGTGATGGAAAGTATGCAATTATCAAATTGCCATCAGGAGAGACTCGTATGATCTTATTAACCTGTGTTGCAACGATTGGTTCAGTATCAAATGCTGAGAAATCTAACCAAGTGTTAGGTAAAGCTGGTCGTAAGCGTTGGTTAGGTCGTCGTCCTCGCGTACGTGGTGTTGCTATGAACCCTGTTGATCACCCTATGGGAGGTGGTGAAGGTCGTTCATCAGGAGGTCACCCTCGTTCACGCACAGGAGTTTTAGCTAAAGGCTACAAAACTCGCTACAAGAAGAAAACATCGAATCGTTACATCATTGAGAGAAGGAAAAAATAA
- the rpsQ gene encoding 30S ribosomal protein S17: MERNLRKTRIGLVVSNKMDKSITVAVERKVKHPIYGKFVKKTTKFKAHDEENTCGIGDTVLIMETRPLSKTKNWRLVEILERAK; this comes from the coding sequence ATGGAAAGAAATTTAAGAAAAACAAGAATCGGCTTAGTAGTTAGCAATAAAATGGACAAATCGATTACAGTAGCGGTTGAGCGTAAAGTGAAACACCCTATCTACGGTAAGTTCGTTAAAAAAACTACTAAATTCAAAGCTCATGACGAAGAGAATACCTGCGGTATCGGCGATACGGTATTAATCATGGAAACTCGTCCGCTGAGTAAGACAAAAAACTGGAGATTAGTTGAAATTTTAGAAAGGGCTAAATAA
- the rplC gene encoding 50S ribosomal protein L3: MSGIIGKKVGMTSLFNTEGKNIPCTVIEAGPCVVTQIRTVEKDGYSAVQLGFDEAKEKNTSAPLKGHFAKAGVSPKRKLVEFKTFEDEKQLGDIVDVTLFEEGEYVDVVGTSKGKGFQGVMKRHGFGGVGGATHGQHNRLRAPGSLGASSWPSRVFKGMRMAGRTGGERVKVQNLQVLKVYPEQNLIVVSGSIPGAKGSFVIVDK; the protein is encoded by the coding sequence ATGTCAGGAATTATTGGTAAAAAAGTAGGAATGACCAGCCTGTTCAACACTGAAGGGAAAAACATCCCTTGTACAGTAATCGAGGCTGGGCCGTGCGTGGTTACGCAGATACGTACGGTAGAGAAAGATGGCTATTCAGCAGTTCAACTTGGTTTTGATGAAGCTAAGGAAAAGAACACATCGGCTCCTCTAAAAGGACACTTTGCAAAGGCAGGGGTTAGTCCTAAGCGTAAACTAGTTGAGTTCAAAACTTTCGAAGATGAGAAGCAACTAGGTGACATCGTGGATGTTACTTTATTTGAAGAAGGCGAGTACGTTGATGTAGTTGGTACTTCAAAAGGTAAAGGTTTCCAAGGTGTAATGAAGCGTCACGGATTTGGTGGTGTAGGTGGTGCGACTCACGGTCAGCACAACAGACTACGTGCGCCAGGTTCATTGGGAGCTTCATCATGGCCTTCACGTGTATTCAAAGGAATGCGCATGGCAGGTCGTACGGGTGGTGAGCGTGTAAAAGTTCAAAACTTACAAGTATTGAAAGTTTACCCTGAGCAAAACCTAATCGTTGTTAGTGGTTCCATTCCAGGAGCTAAAGGTTCATTTGTAATCGTAGACAAATAG
- the rpmD gene encoding 50S ribosomal protein L30 has translation MAKIKITQIKSVIDRSERQKKTIEALGLKKINHSVEVEATPAIIGMVRKVNHLVAVETV, from the coding sequence ATGGCAAAAATTAAAATCACCCAGATAAAGAGCGTTATCGACAGAAGCGAGCGCCAAAAGAAAACTATTGAGGCATTAGGTTTGAAAAAAATCAATCACTCAGTAGAAGTTGAAGCTACACCAGCAATCATTGGTATGGTTCGTAAAGTGAATCATTTAGTAGCAGTAGAAACTGTTTAA
- the rpsN gene encoding 30S ribosomal protein S14 has product MAKEGLKAREVKRQKLVAKFAEKRAALKAAGDYAALDKLPKNASPVRLHNRCKLTGRPKGYMRQFGISRVTFREMALDGKIPGVKKASW; this is encoded by the coding sequence ATGGCTAAAGAAGGATTAAAAGCACGCGAAGTAAAGCGTCAGAAATTAGTTGCGAAGTTTGCTGAGAAACGTGCTGCATTAAAAGCAGCTGGTGACTATGCAGCTTTAGACAAATTACCTAAGAATGCTTCACCTGTACGTTTGCACAATCGTTGTAAATTAACAGGTCGTCCTAAGGGATATATGCGTCAATTTGGTATCTCTCGTGTAACATTCCGTGAGATGGCATTAGACGGAAAAATCCCAGGGGTGAAAAAAGCTTCTTGGTAA
- the rplX gene encoding 50S ribosomal protein L24, whose amino-acid sequence MAQKKKTTTHKIKIKKGDLVKVIAGNSKGVQGKVLQILVDADRAIVEGANIVKKHTKPSAANPNGGIIEKEAAINISNIALIDPKTGNTTRIGRKVNADGKIVRYAKKSGEEIK is encoded by the coding sequence ATGGCACAGAAGAAAAAAACTACTACTCACAAAATCAAAATTAAAAAAGGAGATTTAGTGAAAGTTATCGCTGGTAACTCTAAAGGTGTTCAAGGAAAAGTTTTACAAATTTTAGTGGATGCAGATAGAGCTATCGTAGAAGGCGCTAATATCGTTAAGAAACACACTAAACCTAGTGCAGCAAACCCTAACGGTGGTATCATCGAGAAGGAAGCTGCGATTAACATCTCTAACATTGCTTTAATCGATCCTAAAACAGGTAATACTACTCGTATTGGACGTAAAGTAAATGCAGATGGTAAAATAGTACGTTACGCAAAAAAATCAGGGGAGGAGATTAAATAA
- the rpsH gene encoding 30S ribosomal protein S8: MNTDPIADYLTRVRNAIKANHRVVEIPASNLKKEITKVLFDKGYIANYKFIEEGPQGTIKIALKYHPISKVPAIRTLTRVSKPGLRKYANVDNLPRVLNGLGIAILSTSKGVMSDKEAGVQNVGGEVLCYVY, encoded by the coding sequence ATGAATACAGATCCAATAGCGGATTACCTTACACGAGTAAGGAATGCCATTAAGGCCAACCACAGGGTTGTTGAAATTCCTGCATCGAACCTAAAAAAAGAAATCACTAAAGTTCTTTTTGACAAGGGTTACATTGCTAATTACAAATTTATTGAAGAAGGTCCTCAAGGCACAATCAAAATTGCTTTGAAATACCATCCAATTAGCAAAGTACCGGCTATTCGCACTTTGACACGTGTGAGTAAACCTGGTTTAAGAAAGTATGCAAATGTTGACAACCTTCCTCGTGTTCTGAACGGTCTAGGTATTGCTATCCTATCTACATCTAAAGGTGTAATGTCGGATAAAGAAGCTGGCGTTCAAAATGTTGGTGGTGAAGTTTTATGTTACGTTTATTAA